The genomic window TCCTCACTGGCTTCCTAGGCGCCGGCAAAACCACCCTGCTCAATCACATCCTCAGCAATCAGAACGGAATCAAAACCGCCGTATTGGTGAATGAATTCGGTGAAATTGGAATCGACAACGAGCTGATCGTGACCACCGGCGATGACATGGTCGAACTCAGCAATGGCTGCATCTGCTGCTCGATTAATGGGGAGCTGCTTGAAGCGGTTGATCGGATTCTCGAACGTCCAGACCCAATCGATTACCTCGTTGTAGAAACCACAGGCCTGGCAGATCCGCTACCCGTTGCCATGACCTTTCTTGGCAGTGAACTGCGAGATCAAACCCGCTTGGATTCGATCATTACCTTGATCGACGCGGAAAACTTTAACGACCAACTCCTGGAAAGCGAAGTCGGCAGAGCCCAGGTGATCTATGGCGACATCCTGCTGCTCAACAAAACAGATCTCGTCCCTGAAGAGCGATTAAAAGAGGTTGAATCCAAGTTGGCAGACCTCAAACAAAATCCGCGCATCCTTCGATCAATCAAAGGGAACGTGCCCTTACCGCTACTGCTAAGCGTGGGCCTGTTTGAAACCGATCGCGTACAACCAGCAGACCTTGCAGAGAGCCACGATCACAGTCATCACCACGACGATCACAGTCATCACCACGATGACCACCCTGATCACCTAGCAATCGAAGGCTTCACATCCCTATCCTTCAGCAGCGATGACCCTTTTGCGCTGCGGAAGTTCCAAAATTTCTTAGACAATCAACTTCCTGCAGAAGTCTTTCGTGCCAAAGGGATTCTCTGGTTCAACGAGAGCGAACGCCGCCACATCTTTCATTTAGCCGGCAAGCGCTTCTCCATTGATGACAGCGACTGGCCCGCTGAGCGCAAGAACCAACTGGTGTTGATTGGACGCCAACTCGATCACGACACCCTGCGACGCCAACTTCAGGCCTGCGTAGCAAAGGACGCCGGCAAAGGGTTCAGCTGAATCCAACCAACAGGCAAACAGATCGACAACTTCGCCCACTGCTTGCTACTCAACAGCTGCATCAATGGCATGTGCTGAACCCGCGCCAGGAGGAGAACCTGAACAACAGCTTGATCAACAGCGCACTCAATTCTGGGGCAATAAAAACGACTGCACGCTCGCTGGTTGTGTTTGCTGTGCTGAATTGATACTTCAGTATGAACAAAATCAAGCTTCTAATACTTCTCATTGAGATCTATCTGGCTAAAATGTTTCCTCAACGGAGAGGGCCATGCTTGAACTGCTGAGCGCCATCACCGCCCTGGCCCTCGTGATGCTGGCCTTTTGGTTATTGGCCGATTCCGATGACGACAACAGCGGCGGCGGACTGATGGAACCCTCACTTGTGCCTATTCCGGTACGCGAGCGACGCCGCTAGAAAACCACCCCTCAATCAACAAGCTGGAAGGGAGCTCGAGCAAAACAAGAAGCTGCAAGCCAGCTTTCAAAGCCATCGCAGAGCAAAAAGAATGTCGTGACTCACAATGCTGTTGAACGCAGTTGAGGTCATGCAGAAAAAAGTCTTCACCGCTGCAGAACTCTGCAAATGCCACCCAACTTCGCTTGCTCAACATCAAAACCTTCTCCCTGATGGCCTCTAACGGTTGAGATTGATCGCCTGATGACCCAAGACGCCGTCCCCTCAAACTACGGCTCGAACCGCCTGCGCAAACGCCATTGGCAACCAGACCGCCTGTTTCTCAACAGCATGGCCATTCTGCTTGCTGTACTTGCTCTCTGGCCTCTGATTGGTCTGATCCGTGAAGCACTGCAGGGATTCATCAATGGATCGGCCAGCCTGGGAGTCGATGGCCCACAACAGATTCAAGGGACCTTGACTCTGCTGATCGGGACATCCTTATTGGGAGGCCTACTGGGAACTGCAAACGGCTGGTTATTAGCAAACTGCCGCTTCCCAGGACGTCGAGCCCTACGGGTGGCTCAGCTATTGCCCCTCGCGACACCCGCCTACCTACTCTCTGCCATCCTAATCGACCTTGGCAGTCGCAATGCCATACGAATTCATGGCATGGGCTGGGGGATTTTGATCATGGCGCTGACAACCTATCCCTACGTTTTTCTCCTCAGCACTGAAAGCTTTTCAATCTGCGG from Prochlorococcus marinus str. MIT 9313 includes these protein-coding regions:
- a CDS encoding CobW family GTP-binding protein; the protein is MNDAIASEATTQPDHGEALEQDRCVPVTILTGFLGAGKTTLLNHILSNQNGIKTAVLVNEFGEIGIDNELIVTTGDDMVELSNGCICCSINGELLEAVDRILERPDPIDYLVVETTGLADPLPVAMTFLGSELRDQTRLDSIITLIDAENFNDQLLESEVGRAQVIYGDILLLNKTDLVPEERLKEVESKLADLKQNPRILRSIKGNVPLPLLLSVGLFETDRVQPADLAESHDHSHHHDDHSHHHDDHPDHLAIEGFTSLSFSSDDPFALRKFQNFLDNQLPAEVFRAKGILWFNESERRHIFHLAGKRFSIDDSDWPAERKNQLVLIGRQLDHDTLRRQLQACVAKDAGKGFS